GCGCTCCCGCGCGATGCCGTCCTGCACCGACCCGCCCGCCTGGAGCGGATGGGGCCGGCGCGTCTCGTTGAAGCGGCGCAGCAGCAACTCGTCGCTGGCATCCAGGAAAAGCACCTGCACCCGGTGACCGGCCCTGCGGATCCCGTCCAGCACCTCCTGCCAGCCTTCGATGAACTGTCCGCCGCGCAGGTCGATGCCGAAGGCGGCCCGTTCGATGCCTTCACGGTAGCCTTGGCAAAGTTCGATGAACCTGGGGATGAGCGGCACCGGCAGGTTGTCGACGCAGAAGAAGCCGTTGTCCTCCAGCGCGCGCATGGCGACGCTCTTCCCCGACCCCGAAAGGCCGGTGACGACCACGATGTCGAGCGGGCCGGTCAGAGCTCCCTTTCCTTCTCCTCGATGAGCTGCACCACCTCTTGGGGGGTCTGCACGCGCATGAGGTGCTCGCGCAACGAGGCATCCTTCACCAGCCGGGACACCCGCGCCAACGCGCTCAGGTGCTCGGACGTGGACCCCTCGGGCGCCACCAGGAGAAAGAACAGGTGTGTGCGGGTGCCGTCCTGGGCGTCGAAATCGACGCCTTCGCGGCTGCGCGCAAAGGCGATGAACACCCGTTTCAAGCCCGGCAGCTTGCCGTGGGGGATGGCGACCCCTTCGCCGATGGCCGTGCTGCAGATGCGCTCGCGGGCACGCACCACGTCGAGCAAGCGTTGCGAGTCCTCGAACCCGTAGTGGCTCGACACACGCGTCACCATCTCCTCGAGCACGGCATACTTGTCCCGCGCCTCGAGACTCGGAATGACCGCTTCAGGATCCAGAACGTCCGTGATTCGCAAGCCAACCCCCCTTTTCCCCTCGTGACGTGATCAGGACTCCCATTGGACCGCCGCGTCAAGCGGGCTCCGCTCGATGAACATAAGGGTCCCGCCGTCGGGATGACGGCAGGATACCCAACTGCTCGCGATACTTGGCGACCGTCCGGCGCGCGATGTCGATGCCCACTTCCCGCAACGCGCCGGCGATTTCCTGGTCGCTCAACGGCTTGGCCGGATCCTCCGACTCCACCAGCACCCGTATCCGCTCCCGTACCGACTCCGCCGACACCACCACGGAGCTGTCGTTACGCGGTATGCCGCTCTGAAAGAAGTATTTCAACTCGAATACCCCCTGCGGCGTGTGGGCATACTTGTTGGACGTGGCGCGGCTGACCGTGGACGGGTGCATTCCGATCTGCGCCGCGACCTCGCGCAGCACCAAAGGCTTCAGTCGGTCCACGCCATGATCGAGGAACTCGCGCTGGAAGTTGAAGATGCTCTCGCTGACCCGGTACAGGGTTTGCTGGCGCCACTGAATGCTCTTGATCAGCCAGGTGGCCGCGCGGATCTTGCCGTCCAGATACTCCTTGGCCTCGCGCGCCTCCTCGTTCGACGCCCCGGCCAGTCGCCGCACCAGCGGACTCACTCTCAACGGCGGCACTCCATCATCGCTGAGGAGGATGACATACTCACCCTCGACCTTCTGCACCACCACGTCGGGTATGATCGTGTGGACCTCGCCGTCATCATAGTCCCGCGCCGGTTTCGGTTCCAGACAGGCGATGAGATGGGCCGCCTCGACGACGTCCGCGACGCGGACGTCCAGAGCCGCCGCGATGCGCTCGTACTGCTTGCGCTCCAGTTCCCGAAGGTGGCCCGCCACCAGACGCGCCGCCACGCTTTCCCCCAAGCCAGCGTTGTGGAGTTGCACCAGCAGGCACTCGCGCAAGTCGCGGGCGGCGACGCCCACCGGATCGAAGAACTGGATTAGCGCCAGGACCTCCTCCACCTCGCGCGGCGTCGCCCGGGCCAGCGTGCCGACCTCCTCCAGCGACGCATCCAGGTATCCACGTTCGTCCAGGTTGCCGATGATGCACTGGCCGATGCTCTCGCCCGCCGGGTCGAGCCCGGACATGCGGAGCTGCCACAGCAGGTGTTCATGGAGGGTTTCCCGGCGCGTGACGCTGTTCTCGAGGGACGGGTAGTCCTCGTCCTGGCGCACGGCGTCGGACGCGACCATGTCGTGGCGCGAGTTGGAGTGGTTGTCGAGATAGTCCTGCCAATCCGCGATGCGGTCGGTGACCAGCATCTCCTGCGTCGCATCGGGTTCGCGCACGCGGTCCGGGGCGGCATCATCGTCGTCGCGTGCTTCCTCCAGGGCCGGATTCTCCTGCAACTCCTGGGAGATGCGCTGCTGGAGGTCGAGCTGCGAGAGTTGGAGAAGCTTGATGGCCTGTTGCAACTGGGGCGTCATCACCAGTTGCGGCATCATCTTCTGTGAGAGTCTGATTTCCAGTGCCATGCGGACGTTCCGTCAAGTGAGTGGGAGTGAGTTCCTAGAGCCTGAACCCTTCCCCAAGATAGACCTCGCGAGCCCGTTCGCTGGCGGCGATTTCGGCGGGAGTTCCTTCCGCGAGCACCACGCCTTGACTCAGGATGTAGGCGCGGGTGCAGATCTCAAGGGCTTCCCGGACATTGTGATCGGTGATCAAGATGCCGATGCCGGCGTCGGTCAGCCGCCGG
The sequence above is drawn from the Deltaproteobacteria bacterium genome and encodes:
- the rpoN gene encoding RNA polymerase factor sigma-54, translating into MALEIRLSQKMMPQLVMTPQLQQAIKLLQLSQLDLQQRISQELQENPALEEARDDDDAAPDRVREPDATQEMLVTDRIADWQDYLDNHSNSRHDMVASDAVRQDEDYPSLENSVTRRETLHEHLLWQLRMSGLDPAGESIGQCIIGNLDERGYLDASLEEVGTLARATPREVEEVLALIQFFDPVGVAARDLRECLLVQLHNAGLGESVAARLVAGHLRELERKQYERIAAALDVRVADVVEAAHLIACLEPKPARDYDDGEVHTIIPDVVVQKVEGEYVILLSDDGVPPLRVSPLVRRLAGASNEEAREAKEYLDGKIRAATWLIKSIQWRQQTLYRVSESIFNFQREFLDHGVDRLKPLVLREVAAQIGMHPSTVSRATSNKYAHTPQGVFELKYFFQSGIPRNDSSVVVSAESVRERIRVLVESEDPAKPLSDQEIAGALREVGIDIARRTVAKYREQLGILPSSRRRDPYVHRAEPA
- a CDS encoding PTS sugar transporter subunit IIA → MRITDVLDPEAVIPSLEARDKYAVLEEMVTRVSSHYGFEDSQRLLDVVRARERICSTAIGEGVAIPHGKLPGLKRVFIAFARSREGVDFDAQDGTRTHLFFLLVAPEGSTSEHLSALARVSRLVKDASLREHLMRVQTPQEVVQLIEEKEREL